A region from the Branchiostoma lanceolatum isolate klBraLanc5 chromosome 2, klBraLanc5.hap2, whole genome shotgun sequence genome encodes:
- the LOC136428223 gene encoding rab-like protein 3 → MAVPVEKVKVLVLGDSGVGKSSLVHLISQGEAMGNSAWTIGCNVDVKLHDYREGTPHEKTFCVELWDVGGSINHSLSHSVFFNSVHGLILVHDLTNRKSQSNLRRWLGEVLNKDARKKTNGELDYDEEVFSENQLPVLVIGTKMDRIPDNNLEEVLSRSSSVAGQCRADFINLDCMQNKHLAAGTTNAVKLSRFFDKVVEKRYYTPDTRGRLGSQERRRPPSMTRTFSPTFLQEKLD, encoded by the exons ATGGCGGTACCAGtagaaaaagtcaaagttcTTGTTCTTGGCGATTCTGGGGTGGGGAAGTCGTCTCTTGTACATCTGATATCCCAGGGAGAAGCCATGGGGAACTCTGCATGGACGATAGGGTGCAATGTAGACGTCAAACTGCACGATTATCGAGAAG GGACGCCACACGAGAAGACGTTCTGTGTGGAGCTGTGGGACGTGGGAGGTTCCATCAACCACAG TTTGAGTCACAGCGTGTTCTTCAACTCAGTCCACGGCCTCATACTGGTGCATGACCTGACCAATCGCAAGTCTCAGTCAAACCTGCGCCGGTGGCTGGGCGAGGTCCTGAACAAGGATGCCAGGAAGAAGACCAACGGGGAGTTGGACTATGACGAGGAGGTGTTCTCGGAGAACCAACTCCCGGTGCTCGTGATCGGGACCAAGATGGACCGCATTCCCGACAACAACCTGGAGGAGGTGTTGTCTCGGAGCTCGTCCGTGGCGGGACAGTGCCGCGCAGACTTCATCAACCTGGACTGTATGCAGAACAAACACCTCGCGGCGGGAACCACGAACGCCGTGAAGCTCAGCAGGTTCTTCGACAAAGTGGTGGAGAAGAGATACTACACGCCGGACACAAGGGGACGACTAGGGTCTCAAGAACGCAGACGACCACCGTCCATGACAAGGACTTTTAGCCCAACATTTCTGCAGGAAAAACTGGACTGA